TTAGGCAAGCGGCCTCTTCTTTTCCCCTTTCAAGATAGCGTTTAGTAACTTCATAATCATTGGTGGGATTCTTTAAGCTGCCCATAGGGGGGATGTCCACCACGGCTGAAAGCAACATCACCCAGAATACGAGCAAGCATATGAGCATTAAAACCCATTTCATTGGGAACCTTCTCATTCTTCCCTCCGGGTGGTCTTGCTTATGGTCACAATGAACAAAACCGTGGTCACTCCAGCTCCCACGGCGGCTTCAGTGAGAGCGATATCCGGAGCACCCAGCTGTTGCCAAACTATGCACATGATGAGACTATATCCGGAGAAGATGAGCGCTG
This is a stretch of genomic DNA from Actinomycetota bacterium. It encodes these proteins:
- a CDS encoding hydrogenase subunit MbhD domain-containing protein, giving the protein MIWRLDVLLLLFLIATALAVVRTRDLLAAALIFSGYSLIMCIVWQQLGAPDIALTEAAVGAGVTTVLFIVTISKTTRREE